A part of Chroogloeocystis siderophila 5.2 s.c.1 genomic DNA contains:
- a CDS encoding FHA domain-containing protein encodes MIVCPNCNHSNPDGAQTCEACYTPLPATATCPNCGATVQADASFCGQCGFNLKASRATEEIFAGNIGTDISAEIPELETPEPLVEPQRLVISAQPSAETSSQSYLAETPISQPESTPPPASTTAGASPGGSFNTQLQQQTIKLLHVQTNTNIELPQNLTVIHIGKPNDRIPPDIDVSGFPNSEIVSRIHADIRVEGDAYFIEDVGSSNGTYINRRPLQPGDRHRLRAGDRIALGKGDLVTFLFQIS; translated from the coding sequence ATGATTGTCTGTCCTAACTGTAATCACTCGAACCCCGACGGAGCGCAAACGTGCGAGGCTTGCTATACTCCTTTACCTGCAACCGCGACTTGCCCTAATTGTGGTGCAACAGTACAAGCAGATGCGAGTTTCTGCGGTCAATGCGGTTTTAACTTAAAAGCAAGTCGAGCAACAGAAGAAATTTTTGCAGGTAATATTGGCACGGATATCAGTGCAGAAATACCAGAATTAGAGACTCCTGAACCACTCGTTGAACCACAGCGTTTGGTTATCAGCGCGCAACCGAGTGCGGAAACATCTAGTCAAAGCTATTTAGCTGAAACACCAATATCGCAGCCTGAATCAACACCCCCGCCAGCAAGCACCACCGCAGGCGCGTCACCTGGTGGTAGCTTTAATACACAATTACAGCAGCAAACAATCAAACTGTTACATGTCCAAACGAATACAAATATCGAGTTGCCACAAAATTTGACTGTTATTCACATTGGTAAGCCTAATGACAGGATTCCTCCTGATATTGATGTCTCTGGATTTCCCAACTCAGAAATTGTCTCGCGGATTCATGCGGATATTCGAGTTGAAGGCGATGCTTACTTTATCGAAGATGTTGGTAGTTCTAACGGCACTTACATCAATCGCAGACCACTACAGCCAGGCGATCGCCATCGTTTGCGCGCAGGCGATCGCATCGCCCTTGGAAAGGGAGATTTGGTCACTTTCTTATTTCAAATATCCTAG
- the pgl gene encoding 6-phosphogluconolactonase, translated as MKKVEVLSDKPALIERALQLTIAKMTNAIAERGVCTIALSGGSTPKPLYEAIAAQHLPWEKIHVFWGDERYVPPNHPDSNQLMARQAWLNRVNIPGENIHPIPTNEADPAVAARKYEEHLQAFFQTSGDEFPKFDIILLGMGSDGHTASLFPHTEALKARGLIAVGNKQEEPRITFTVPLINHARCVVFVVAGADKKAALAQVFAPDADDFNYPSRLIQPQGELWWLLDQSAGEELQVSTAAES; from the coding sequence ATGAAAAAAGTTGAAGTTTTATCTGATAAGCCAGCATTAATTGAACGAGCGCTGCAATTAACAATTGCGAAAATGACAAATGCGATCGCAGAGCGTGGTGTGTGTACGATCGCGTTGTCTGGAGGAAGTACACCCAAGCCTTTGTATGAAGCGATCGCCGCGCAACATTTACCTTGGGAAAAAATTCATGTATTCTGGGGCGACGAACGTTATGTACCACCGAATCATCCTGATAGCAATCAATTAATGGCACGGCAAGCTTGGTTAAATCGCGTTAACATTCCTGGCGAAAACATTCACCCTATTCCTACCAATGAAGCCGATCCCGCAGTTGCAGCGCGCAAGTACGAGGAACATCTGCAAGCTTTCTTTCAAACCAGTGGTGACGAGTTTCCTAAATTTGATATTATTTTGCTAGGAATGGGAAGTGATGGGCATACTGCGTCATTGTTTCCGCATACCGAAGCATTAAAAGCACGCGGCTTGATTGCGGTAGGAAATAAGCAAGAAGAACCGCGAATTACATTTACTGTGCCGTTGATCAATCACGCGCGGTGTGTCGTGTTTGTTGTTGCCGGTGCAGACAAAAAAGCTGCTTTAGCACAAGTTTTTGCACCGGATGCTGATGATTTTAACTATCCTAGTCGCTTGATTCAACCGCAAGGCGAACTGTGGTGGTTACTCGATCAAAGCGCAGGCGAGGAGTTACAAGTTTCTACGGCTGCTGAGTCATAA
- a CDS encoding TIGR04282 family arsenosugar biosynthesis glycosyltransferase gives MNPTNSVPEHLIVFTRYPEPGKAKTRLIPVLGAVEAAQLQRRMTEHTLLQVSKLGDRSLTVEVRFADGNLELMQQWLGTNIDYQPQGRGDLGERIKRSLAAAFARGSQRVVTIGTDCPGISAELLATAFHQLHECDLVLGPAIDGGYYLIGLNRLIAELFNNISWGSSEVLQQTQAIAQKLNLSVALLPSLADVDRPEDLVVWEQQSRGEMI, from the coding sequence GTGAATCCTACAAATTCAGTTCCAGAACATTTAATCGTATTTACACGCTATCCCGAACCAGGGAAAGCAAAAACAAGGTTAATACCTGTATTAGGAGCCGTAGAAGCCGCGCAGTTACAACGGCGAATGACTGAGCATACGCTTTTACAAGTAAGCAAACTAGGCGATCGCTCTTTGACAGTAGAAGTGCGCTTCGCTGATGGTAATTTAGAACTCATGCAACAATGGTTAGGCACTAATATCGACTATCAACCTCAAGGTAGAGGTGACTTGGGTGAGAGAATCAAACGCTCATTAGCGGCGGCTTTTGCGCGCGGGAGTCAACGCGTTGTTACGATTGGTACTGATTGCCCAGGAATAAGCGCAGAATTACTAGCAACGGCTTTTCATCAATTACACGAATGCGATCTAGTTCTTGGTCCAGCAATTGACGGTGGATATTACTTAATTGGTCTTAATCGGTTAATCGCAGAACTATTTAATAATATTTCCTGGGGAAGTAGTGAAGTTTTACAACAAACGCAAGCGATCGCCCAAAAGCTTAACTTATCAGTGGCGCTACTTCCTTCTTTAGCCGATGTTGATCGCCCTGAAGATTTAGTTGTGTGGGAGCAGCAGAGCAGGGGAGAAATGATTTAA
- a CDS encoding ATP-dependent helicase, with protein MADWQGGALAVSAVPGAGKSTGMAAAAALAIARYQLHARRQIVIVTFTRSAAANIKAKVRKYLREELSLPPTGFVVHTLHGLALNIATRHPELSGLQLENATLITPNQGHRLIRTCVEQWIAIHPRRYSQLLEGLYFDGEETERLRRQSVLRTEVLPDLAATAIHEAKSSGYLPQQLRELTTQTSDNYGILEIAAGLYEQYENLMRSRDLIDYDDMILAALRVLENPSACKFEQNQVFAVFEDEAQDSTPLQTKLLEILATDPNTPDSPHLIRVGDPNQAINSTFTPADPIYFRQFCEDCDAQNRLATMDQAGRSSQIIIEAANFTLNWVNRAYQNKTSDRQSAALPFRLQQIRLVSASDPQPDANPAPIGRGLELYTPRDIHHTAELIGKRLVELFAENPHGSVAILVRENRQGRWLVQKLTPICCEHKIPLYEVSESDRHSHVPAEILAILQFLDRPHSSEYLKAALEVLVQRQLIPTQDLNALASVPEQFLYPGPLDPLAFEAALQARNLCCNMLRARMELTYYQLIAFVASELKYDQAELATADKLAERIARQVTGNSLSEAIFVLNEIVSSERFEPVETEEVEARYTRPGQVTIITMHKAKGLDWDAVFIPFLHENLIPGSFWVPPQVKFLGDFTLAEVARAQIRAALHQDFPLPDVTEASEQAKQLKTAEEYRLLYVAMTRAKRLLWMSAALKAPFTWSKPANFESRSPCPVFPALKKHFPKSVVRSY; from the coding sequence ATGGCTGATTGGCAGGGTGGTGCTTTAGCAGTCAGTGCGGTTCCTGGTGCGGGAAAATCTACAGGAATGGCGGCGGCGGCGGCGCTTGCGATCGCGCGTTACCAACTGCACGCCCGACGTCAGATTGTGATTGTCACGTTTACGCGTTCAGCAGCGGCTAATATTAAAGCCAAAGTGCGTAAATATCTGCGGGAAGAATTATCATTACCTCCCACAGGGTTTGTCGTCCACACGCTGCACGGGCTTGCTTTAAATATTGCGACGCGTCATCCTGAACTGTCTGGATTACAGTTAGAGAATGCGACTTTAATTACACCTAATCAAGGTCATCGGTTAATTCGGACGTGTGTGGAACAATGGATTGCAATTCATCCGCGACGCTATTCTCAGTTACTCGAAGGATTGTACTTTGACGGCGAAGAAACCGAGCGATTGCGGCGTCAATCGGTGCTGCGAACTGAGGTATTACCCGATTTAGCAGCTACCGCGATTCATGAAGCTAAAAGTTCGGGATATCTACCGCAACAGCTACGCGAATTAACCACGCAAACGAGTGATAACTATGGAATTTTAGAAATTGCCGCAGGGTTGTACGAACAGTATGAGAATTTGATGCGATCGCGCGACTTGATCGACTACGATGATATGATTCTCGCGGCGCTACGCGTGTTAGAAAACCCCAGCGCTTGCAAATTCGAGCAAAACCAAGTCTTTGCCGTATTTGAAGACGAAGCACAGGATTCTACCCCATTACAAACCAAATTATTAGAAATTCTAGCAACTGATCCAAATACTCCAGATTCTCCACACTTGATTCGTGTCGGCGATCCTAACCAAGCAATTAACTCAACATTTACACCTGCTGACCCAATCTATTTTCGCCAATTTTGTGAAGACTGCGACGCGCAAAACCGTCTAGCAACAATGGATCAAGCAGGGCGTAGTAGCCAAATTATTATTGAAGCTGCTAATTTTACTTTGAATTGGGTGAATCGAGCTTATCAAAACAAAACAAGCGATCGCCAATCTGCTGCGCTTCCGTTTCGTTTACAGCAAATTCGACTTGTCAGCGCGAGCGATCCGCAACCGGATGCGAATCCAGCACCAATTGGACGCGGATTAGAACTGTATACACCACGCGATATTCATCACACCGCAGAACTAATCGGCAAACGCTTGGTAGAATTATTTGCCGAAAATCCTCATGGAAGTGTCGCGATTTTAGTCCGCGAAAACCGCCAAGGACGGTGGTTAGTGCAAAAACTGACACCGATTTGTTGCGAACATAAAATACCACTGTATGAAGTATCAGAAAGCGATCGCCACTCGCACGTTCCCGCAGAAATTCTGGCAATTCTGCAATTTCTCGATCGCCCGCATTCTTCTGAATACCTCAAAGCCGCACTAGAAGTTCTCGTTCAGCGGCAGCTAATCCCCACACAAGATCTGAATGCACTAGCAAGTGTCCCCGAACAATTTCTCTATCCTGGACCATTAGATCCATTAGCATTTGAGGCGGCGCTACAAGCGCGTAATTTGTGCTGTAATATGCTGCGCGCGCGCATGGAACTAACCTACTATCAGTTGATTGCTTTTGTTGCTTCTGAACTCAAATACGACCAAGCCGAACTTGCCACCGCTGATAAACTTGCTGAACGAATCGCACGCCAAGTTACTGGTAATAGTTTGAGTGAGGCAATATTTGTTTTGAATGAAATTGTAAGTTCGGAACGCTTCGAGCCAGTTGAAACTGAAGAAGTCGAAGCACGCTACACTCGCCCTGGTCAAGTGACGATCATTACGATGCACAAAGCCAAGGGACTCGATTGGGATGCGGTTTTCATTCCGTTCTTGCACGAAAATTTGATTCCTGGTAGTTTCTGGGTACCACCGCAAGTTAAATTTCTAGGTGACTTTACACTCGCAGAAGTCGCACGCGCGCAAATTCGCGCCGCACTTCATCAAGACTTTCCATTACCCGACGTTACCGAAGCGAGTGAGCAAGCAAAGCAACTCAAAACCGCTGAAGAATATCGTTTACTATATGTTGCCATGACACGCGCTAAGCGTCTATTGTGGATGTCGGCAGCCCTAAAAGCCCCTTTTACTTGGAGTAAACCAGCAAATTTCGAGAGTCGATCGCCTTGTCCTGTCTTTCCGGCTTTAAAAAAGCATTTTCCTAAATCAGTAGTTAGAAGCTATTAG